One stretch of Solenopsis invicta isolate M01_SB chromosome 16, UNIL_Sinv_3.0, whole genome shotgun sequence DNA includes these proteins:
- the LOC120359795 gene encoding uncharacterized protein LOC120359795 isoform X1, translating into MNIAHRKTIKAYFRTVIPHSTRLTIVGKNARGRAFIDDPCLYCHCLRSCDSRQRRTIIWQHIEGTLQAVQLMLQEWQQHRQQPQQQIDRLQQAINLLLQRTAAGATAAKANAAGAIRAAAAAAIAASAGKATKSSSGAAAE; encoded by the exons ATGAACATAGCGCatagaaaaacaattaaagCATATTTCAGAACAGTAATACCACATTCAACCCGCCTTACTATTGTTGGTAAAAATGCACGTGGACGCGCGTTTATCGATGATCCGTGTCTTTACTGTCATTGTTTACGTTCCTGCGACAGCCGACAGCGACGGACAATAATATGGCAg caCATAGAAGGTACATTGCAGGCAGTACAGCTGATGCTGCAGGAATGGCAGCAACACAGGCAACAACCGCAGCAGCAGATTGACCGCCTTCAACAAGCGATTAATCTGCTGCTGCAAAGAACGGCAGCGGGAGCAACCGCAGCAAAAGCAAATGCAGCAGGAGCAATccgagcagcagcagcagcagcaattGCAGCATCAGCAGGAAAAGCAACCAAGTCAAGCTCAGGAGCGGCAGcagaataa
- the LOC120359795 gene encoding uncharacterized protein LOC120359795 isoform X2: protein MNIAHRKTIKAYFRTVIPHSTRLTIVGKNARGRAFIDDPCLYCHCLRSCDSRQRRTIIWQAVQLMLQEWQQHRQQPQQQIDRLQQAINLLLQRTAAGATAAKANAAGAIRAAAAAAIAASAGKATKSSSGAAAE from the exons ATGAACATAGCGCatagaaaaacaattaaagCATATTTCAGAACAGTAATACCACATTCAACCCGCCTTACTATTGTTGGTAAAAATGCACGTGGACGCGCGTTTATCGATGATCCGTGTCTTTACTGTCATTGTTTACGTTCCTGCGACAGCCGACAGCGACGGACAATAATATGGCAg GCAGTACAGCTGATGCTGCAGGAATGGCAGCAACACAGGCAACAACCGCAGCAGCAGATTGACCGCCTTCAACAAGCGATTAATCTGCTGCTGCAAAGAACGGCAGCGGGAGCAACCGCAGCAAAAGCAAATGCAGCAGGAGCAATccgagcagcagcagcagcagcaattGCAGCATCAGCAGGAAAAGCAACCAAGTCAAGCTCAGGAGCGGCAGcagaataa